Part of the Sodalinema gerasimenkoae IPPAS B-353 genome is shown below.
TGGGGAGATAGTCTAGGCAAATGTCACTCGAAGGAACCGCCCCAATTATAGGGGGCGATGACCGTCTTGTTCACTGGATTCTCTTGGCTGGGGTGGGATTCCGGATTTTAGTCTGGGAAGATGTGGGAAATATCGATGTGACAGTCGGGGAAGGCTTGGGGGGAGATTTCGTCTTGCTTGAGGCTTTGCTGGCGGCGATCGTGAAATCCTTGATTGCGTCACCAGATGATACTGAGATCTAACTCAAAGCCGGGTAAGATGGTTTCGCCATCAATAGTCGTCGGGCGATCGCGCTGTTCGGGTTCCTGTCCCTGGCGATAAATTTCTACCGTCTGTGCTTGTCGGTCAATCAACCACCCCAGCTTGAATCCAGCATCCTGATATTCTGCCATTTTGTCCCGTAAGTCGTTGAGGTTGTCGCTGGGAGATTTGAGTTCGAGGACAAAGTCGGGGGCGATGGGTGGGAAGGTTTCGCGATCGCCTGGGCTGAGGGCTTCCCAGCAATCGCGACGTATCCACGATAGGTCCGGCGATCGATTGCCACCGTTGGGGAGTTTGAAGCCGGTGGAGGAGTCAAACAGGTAGCCCAGTTTGCTGCGACGATTCCAGAGGACAAACTCGGCTGATAGTTCGACGTTGCGGTTGCCGGTTTCGCCACCAGTGGGGGGCATGATAATCAGTTCTCCTCGGCGATTGCGCTCGAATTTGATGTCGGGGTGGTTGTCGCACAGTTGCGCGAACTGGCGATCGTTCAGTTGAATGAAGGGGGTGAGGTCGATGGTGTAGGTTAGCATCGTTGGATGGGGAACGGGGGAGGGCGATCGCTATTTCTAGGAACTGAAATTACTTTAATCCTAGCGCCTGCTCAGGAAGAGCAAGAGATTTTCAACAAAATTGCCTCTCGGGGCAATTGCTAAACGTTCATTAATTCAACTTATACTATGTTTCAAAATGGTATAAAGCATAAATCAGAGGAATTTGTGCTAGAACTCGATCAAGAAATAGAAAGAGTAACAGCCAAGCATCATCTTTTGCCATTCCCTGGGGATGGGGAACAAACGTCAGTTCTCCCGTGAATACCCGTGGCGAAAAACTCCAAATTTGACGCTCTCTGGTGAGGCGATCGCACGTCATAACTCCCTGTAACGGCGCATTTCCTGACTCTCAATGGGCGGCTCGGTTATAATAACTCCAGGCTTAGAGGCATCAGGATGACTGTAGCGCGTAATAACATCCTCAAACTCGCCATCGGTGGCGGCTGCGTCTTGGGTAGCTTGGCATTTCCCCCCCCCTCGTGGCGGCAGAAGGAATGGTCTTGGGTCCCATCCCATCCCATCTTAGCAACGGCGTTAGGGAATGTGGCGGCGGGGAATACGGCTAATGCGATCGATGCCTTAATCGATGGAGGAGAGGGGGGAGTCTCCCTAGAAAATCATGATTTAACCAAAGCCGTGGGAAAAGCCATCGCCGCCGTCATCACCCTCGCCGCCAAACAACAGCGCGGCAAAACCCGCCAATATAAGGTGCATATCCACTTGATTCCGTATAACATTCACCTTTTTAAAGACTAAAATCCCTGCGAGTTAAGGGTTTTAACGAATCATGAGGTTTTCTGTATGCTAGATCTAGCAATTTTTGACACCTCGATATTGATGTGCTAAAATCCCGGAGAATCTTAGTGATAGAGGGTTCGGTGGCACTAAAGAGGTAATGATGCGTTGTAGTGGTGAATAAAGTTCCACAGGAGGCCAATGTGATTGCGTAGACTCTTGGAGAAGGCTAAGCTGCGTCGGACAAAGCGTGAAACTCTTTGCCTGAGGGTATTGTTGAACCGCTCAATGTAACTTGTCTTGCCGCTCGACTTACTGACGACCTGGTGTCGTTTGCTCGGCAGCACCTGCCGGTAAGCCTCCCAAGCGTCAGTGTAGATCACAGCACATTGCCGATAGACTGTGGGTAGGGAATCCCAGAGGTTTTGCGCACTCTCGGCAGCGCGAGAACCGACATAAGCGCCGATCATCTCACGGGTCTCGGCATCGAGAGCTAACCAGACCCATTGTTTGTTGCCCTTGTGATCGACAAACGACCAAAGTTCATCACATTGCACCGTCATCGGCCCTTTTTTTTTGAACTGACAGCGACTTGCCTGTGTGTCTGGGCGGCTTTACAGTTGACATAGTCTTGCAGCCATTGCTCAGACACCTGAACCGCCCGGGCAATTCCAGCCATCGGGATGCGTTCTAGCAAGAGCCGGTCAATGAGTTCGCGAGTCGGGGTGTCGATGACCTTATTGGTTGGGTTTTTGACAAACTGACGACCACAGTTACGGCATAGATACCGTTGCTTGCTCGTGTGGATGTGGCCATTTTTGACGGTTCGCTTAGAATTGCAATCAGGGCAGTGAGGCATGGGCGTTGTTGCGTCGCTTCATGATCATCTTAACAAATCCATCATTACCCCTAGCGTTCTACCCTCTAGTGATAGCAGACGTTGCCAATCGACATCAAGATGTCGGTCTTACCGTCGTGCCGAATAATTGCGACCGCTTTCTTGTATCAAAAAAATCAAGCCAATTGTCCACTCAAAAAATTTCAAGGCACATTCAAAGCCTTACTATAGATATTTCACAAGAATTTCGAGAGAATTTTTTAGATCGAATGAATTTGCTAGGATTAAGATGGATTGATGTTTTACGGGGGCATTTTCTGATTTCAGCATCTTTTCATTTTATAAAAAAATACGTCGCTGAATTGAGATCAGCAGTATCAATATCTCGGGAAATGCTATTTGGTAGTTTGATGCTCGCATTTGAGAAAAGCTTTGATCCAAATCACAGCCATTATAATTACTATCAAACTATCTTTGATGAAGATGGCTAACAAACGGCTAAACCCGACATCCAAAAGCTACGCGGCTTTCTGCTACGCTGCGAGTTGCTCCACTTTTGGCTGCTGGTGATACTGGTCACTTAAGGTGGCAAGTCTCGAGCAAACAGGATGGCGATCGCTGAAGACTGAGAGTTTACTCACGAGACTACCTTGCACTTGACGACCTTTTTAGGTGTAGCTACAATGTAATCACATCTTACTTTTGAGAGCATCTGAGTATGAGCACAGTGATTAGAACCCGAATCGTTAAAATTGGCAACTCCCAAGGTGTGCGTATTCCTAAACTGCTCTTAGAGCAAAGCGGTATTCAGACAGATGTTGAAATCGAAGTGGAGGGCGATCATCTCACGATTCGCACCGCACGACGGTTACGCGATGGCTGGGAGCAAGCCTTTGCAGCAATGGCGAAAGAACAAGATGATGTTCTTCTCGATCAAGTCAACAGTACCGCTTGGGAGCAACGTGAATGGGAGTGGTAGCCAAGCGTTTCGATGTTTTTTTGGTTAATCTTGACCCCACAATTGGCAGTGAAATTCAGAAAACACGACCCTGTGTGATTATATCACCTGATGAAATTAACCGTTATATTGCCACGGTGATTATTGCACCAATGACGACGAGAGGGAAAGCCTACCCGACTCGGATTGCCTGTCAGTTTCAGGGTAAGGAGGGAAAAATTGTTCTGGATCAAATCCGCACCATTGATAAAACTCGATTGGTCAAAAAACTGGGTCAAATTAGTCCAGATGAGCAAAGAGGCGTTCTCCATACCTTGGCTGAGATGTTTGCCGAATAAGCCAACTGGGGGAGTATCACCCCAGCCTTATTATCCAAACCTCAAGGGGGCGATCGCTTGTGAATATTGTTTGAGCCATATTAAAGAACTCGTAGGACTTTTGGCAAGACACCAACGGCCCCTGATGACTTGATATCTCTGGTGTCATGGCTGGAATGAAGCCATGACACGCAGCCTTAGCGGTAAATTCGCCGGGAATCGTCCCCTAAGGACCAAAATACTCCGGCGTGAAGTTGCCATGTAGGCCATAGGGAATGTGATAGTTGAGATGCAACTGTGCTAAAGGTCCATTCTCCACAGCTTTCGCATCAAAAATTACGAGATCACTGCGATGATGTTCCGCATCATACATCAACAGTAACAGCCAACCGTCATCCTCCTTCGTTCCCTGGGGATGAGGAACAAACGTCGGTTCTCCGGTGAATCCCCGTGGCGCAAAACTCCAAACTTGACGCTCCCCAGTAAGCCGATCGCACTTCATAACTCCCTGCAACGGCGCATTGCCTTGCTCTCGGTGCGTCGTTCCCAGATATAAATAACGAGCCTTGCGACCCACTTTTTCGGGATGCAACACCGGAAATTCACAACAGCGGGATTCAATCACCTCATGACTCACCTCCCCTCGCTCTAAATTGAGGCGGAAATTCCAGAGTTGTCCTTCGGGAATTGCATCAAAATCTACTTCCCGAAAATCAGAGTCTGCCGTGGGTTGCGGGAAGGAGTCATAACAAATGGAATCGATGCAAATTTCCCCGTCTTCTTCCCAAGCGTTGGCGTGGTGGAAGACAAAACAGGGTTCGCTATCCAAGATTGTCATTTCACCGGAACCATCCCGGGGAATGACAATCACTTTGGTGGCGGTGTTGGGATTGAATTGGATACATTCGGCGGCTCCCCGGAAGCCTAAGAGATAGGGAAGGGGGTTAAAGGAAACGGGATTTTGGAAGAAAATGCAGTAGTTGGGGGTAATGGCCATGTCATGGAGAAAGGCGAACCCTGGGATGAAGCGCGTCTGTTGGCGTAAGAGTTTCCCCGATGTGGCAAATTCATAGAGGGTGATGGCAGTGGAGGGGCCGGGTTTGACGGCGAAGTTGACAAGACAGGGTTCGCTGTTGTCTCGGTGGGAGTGGGGATCGATATGGGGATGAGCGGCGATCGCATCTCCCTCCTCTAATACCCCATCGAGGCGATCGAGGCCCAATGTCTCTAATGTATGAGGATCTAAACGGTGGGGTTCAGCGGCTTCCCATAACGCGAGTAACTTCCCACCCCAGTAGATAACATTGGTGTTGGCGATGTTCTTGAGGCGGGTGTCAAAGATATTGGCCAGCCAACCGCCAGGTTTCTGAGTGCCGAACACCCCCCGATATAAGGGTTTTCCGGCTTTTTGTTCGTCTTGGAAGCCTTGGGTTTGTACGTAGCGGTTACGGAAATGGGCCCGTCCGTCTTTGAAGGCGATCGCACATACCATTCCATCGCCGTCAAAGGGATGATGCACCGGATGGCCGTTGATATCCAGTAATCCTGGCCCAACTCGAAATAGGGTTCCGCAGAGTTCGGCGGGGATCTCGCCGTCTAGGTTGTCGAGCCAATACTCAGATTCTTGGGGTTGGGAGAGATACCCTCGCTTCCAATCGTCGCGGCTATAGTCTTGGGGAATAGAACGTTGTTGAACGTACACGAGCGTTTTAAGGGGATAAATGTACAAATAACGAGCTTGTTATCACTAATGTTACATATTGTAACGAGTTATCCCAACCCCGGGCCGGGATCGCGCCCCAGACTTCTGTACAATGAGGGCGATCGCCCCCTGTTACGGTTGAGTTATGTCTGACGGAGAAATTCTGCTGTCCCCCAATACCCTCTGGCCACGCACCTTAGAACAAACCCAGTTCGCGCTCGATTGCGGTGCATTACAGCCGATTCCTACAGAATTTGAGTATTTGCAACAGGGAGAGATTCGTTTTCTGGTGAGAATCTTAGCCAATATCGATCGCAAGGCCAAAGCCAAAGCCAAGGAAACCCGTCAGGCTGAAGCAACGGGAAAACCGTTTAACCCCTTTCTCCCCTACGATGAGAAGCTCTTTGTGGCGAATCTCTCTCCCAGCCATGTCTGTCTCTTGAATAAGTTTAATGTGGTGGATCACCATCTACTGATTGTGACGCGGGAGTTTGAGCATCAGAACACCTGGCTGACGGTGGCAGATTTTGCGGCCTTACAAATTGGTTTCCGGGAAATTGACGGGTTAGGGTTCTATAACGGTGGCACTGAGGCGGGGGCGAGTCAACCCCATAAACATTTACAACTGGTTCCGCTTCCCTTGATGCCTGATGGCGATCTCTTGCCCATTGAGGGGGCGATCGCGCAAACTCAGTATGATGGGACAGGATTGGACAAAATCGGTCGCTCCCCTTGGTTTCCCTTCAACCATGCGATCGCCCCCATCTCCCCTGACAGCTCCCCCGAACAACTTCAGCAGCAGTATTATCGTCTCCTCAACGCCGTGGGGTTAATCGACGGAACCCCCAAAACCGAGACTCAGACAGGAGCCTATAACCTCTTGGCCACAAGAAATTGGCTGATGGTAGTACGGCGATCGCAAGAGGGATTCGCCGGAATCTCCCTGAACGCATTGGGATTCGCTGGGGCCCTCCTCGTTCGCAATTTGGAGCAACTCGAACACCTGAAAACTCTTACTCCACTGGGGTTACTTGGGAAAGTAGCACCAGTTGAGTCATAAAAACGCTAGACTCCTCGGAATCCCACGATAAGGGGATGAAGTTAATATAGGTGATTGTTGTAATGCGCCGCGTCAAGCTAAGCCAACGCGGGAACGGAGATTATGAAAACGAGTCTTATTGGAATCGGAGTGGTGGTTCTCGGAGTCGGAATTGCTTTAGGAGTCACGAATCCGAGCCGTGAGGAGTATCAAGTCTATGCCGGAGATATTCTAGCGACTCATCTTAAGGAGGACGTCTGTACAGACTTGGGCCGCGGCCAGGATTTGTGTCAGTCTTTTGTCGAGGAGAGTCGGCCCCAACTCCAACAGATTATTGATCGCAACACCAGTCGCGATAACTTCTTCCTCTTCAGTATTTACCGCACTGAACTCTCCCTTCCCATCCCCATTCCCGGAATCCCCACAATTCACGCGGAAACCGTCGGGGGATTAACTCGATTTCATACCTACAAGCTGGATGAACAATAATCGCTAAACAGTAATTAATCGGAGTTTCGGGAGTTTCCGGCATCCGTCCCCCAGCAGAAGTAGTCTTGATATCCCCTGTCCAGTTCCCTTTTGCCCTCAAAATGTAAAGTTTTGAGAAGCTCCCCTTGCGTATCCGGTAAATCGCTATAAAGTGATTAAAGTTAAAACACAGTTTTAGATCCTATGAGTGTTCAACTAGCCAGCTTGCTGCGAGAGGGAACGGGACGGGCCCACACCGCAGCAGAAAACACGGCCTATATGAAATGCTTTCTCAAGGGGATTGTCGAGCGGGAACCGTTCCGTAAACTCCTGGCGAACCTCTATTTTGTCTATCGAACCCTAGAAGAAGAACTCGAACGTCACCGCAGTCACCCCGTCATTGCAGGGATTAACTTCCCCCAATTGCGGCGAACGGAGAACCTGGAGGCGGATTTAGCCTTTTATTATGGGGAGAACTGGCGTGAGCAAATTCAGCCGCTCCCGGAAGGCCTCACCTATGTCAATCGCCTCAAAGAGATTTCCGAGACGGAACCAGCGTTGCTCGTGGCTCATGCGTACACCCGCTATATGGGAGATTTATCGGGGGGACAAAGCCTGAAAAATATCGTCCGTTCGGCCTTGGATCTCCCTCCGAATCAAGGAACGGGCCTCCATGAGTTTGCGGCCTTCCCCACTCCCGAAAGCCGACGCAACTTCAAGGTTGAATATCGCGATGCGTTGAATGCACTCCCCGTCGATGAAGCCTTGGCTCAAATGATTGTTGAGGAAGCCAATTTAGCCTTTCAACTCAACCGTGATGTCATGCATGGATTAGAGGCGGATGTGAAAGCGGCGGTTGGTGATCATGTGTTTGATTTACTCACTCGCCAGGATAAGCCGGGAAGTACGGAAAAGTCCCATCCTGTGGCCAGTTAAGCCAGAGGTTATCCTCTCAATCGTTCTGCGATCTCTCCTAACTCTCACCGCTGGCGATCGCGACTTGTCTTCACTTGGGCGATCGCCGGTTTTTTTAATGCCAAATAGTACCCCATTTTGTTCTGAAGTTACCTGATTCCTATGGAAGTTTCCACCCAATCAGTTCGGTTTGACGCCCAACTCCTGCAAAAACATAATCATCCCACCCCTCGCTATACCAGTTATCCCCCCGCTACAGAACTGAGTCCCGATTTTAATGAGCAGGACTTCTATGAGGCGATCGCCCGTGGAAATGCCAAGAAAACGCCCTTATCTCTCTACTGTCACATTCCCTTTTGTGAGAGTGCGTGTTACTTTTGCGGCTGCAATGTCATCGTCACCAAACTGAAGGATAAGGTAGCGAATCCTTATCTAGACTATCTCTTTCAAAACATCGAACAGACGGCTCCTTTGATTGACGGCGATCGCCTGGTGCAACAAATGCACTGGGGAGGGGGAACACCGAATTATCTCAACCCAGAACAACTCGAACGACTCTGGAACAAGCTGCATGAACATTTCACCTTTGCCGAGGATGCAGAACTTTCCATTGAAGTCAACCCCCGCTACATTGATCGCGACTATATCCTCTTTTTAAGAAAACTCGGGTTTAATCGCATTAGTTTTGGGATTCAGGATTTCAACCCCGTGGTTCAAGAAGCCATCAACCGAGTTCAACCGGAAGAACTGCTCTTCAATGTCATGTCTTGGATGCGAGAAGCGGACTTTGAGAGTGTGAATGTGGATCTGATTTATGGACTTCCCTATCAAACCCTCGATACCTTCCGGGAAACTATCGCCAAAACCATTCAACTGAATCCCGATCGCATTGCGGTGTTTAACTTCGCCTATGTTCCCTGGATGAAACCGGTACAAAAACGGATTCTCGAAGACACCCTCCCCAGTTCCGAAGAAAAACTGGAAATCGTCCACATGACCATTGACAAATTGACCGATAACGGCTACGTCTTTATTGGTATGGATCACTTTGCCAAGCCAGGGGATGAGTTGGCGATCGCCCAACGGAAAGGGGAACTTCACCGCAACTTCCAAGGCTACACCACCAAACCTGATTCGGAACTGTTTGGTTTTGGTGTCACCTCCATCAGTATGCTGCATGATGTCTATGTGCAGAATCACAAGAGATTGAAAGACTTTTACC
Proteins encoded:
- a CDS encoding Uma2 family endonuclease — its product is MLTYTIDLTPFIQLNDRQFAQLCDNHPDIKFERNRRGELIIMPPTGGETGNRNVELSAEFVLWNRRSKLGYLFDSSTGFKLPNGGNRSPDLSWIRRDCWEALSPGDRETFPPIAPDFVLELKSPSDNLNDLRDKMAEYQDAGFKLGWLIDRQAQTVEIYRQGQEPEQRDRPTTIDGETILPGFELDLSIIW
- a CDS encoding IS1 family transposase (programmed frameshift); its protein translation is MPHCPDCNSKRTVKNGHIHTSKQRYLCRNCGRQFVKNPTNKVIDTPTRELIDRLLLERIPMAGIARAVQVSEQWLQDYVNCKAAQTHRQVAVSSKKKGRLTVQCDELWSFVDHKGNKQWVWLALDAETREMIGAYVGSRAAESAQNLWDSLPTVYRQCAVIYTDAWEAYRQVLPSKRHQVVSKSSGKTSYIERFNNTLRQRVSRFVRRSLAFSKSLRNHIGLLWNFIHHYNASLPL
- a CDS encoding DUF4359 domain-containing protein, which codes for MKTSLIGIGVVVLGVGIALGVTNPSREEYQVYAGDILATHLKEDVCTDLGRGQDLCQSFVEESRPQLQQIIDRNTSRDNFFLFSIYRTELSLPIPIPGIPTIHAETVGGLTRFHTYKLDEQ
- a CDS encoding heme oxygenase (biliverdin-producing), translating into MSVQLASLLREGTGRAHTAAENTAYMKCFLKGIVEREPFRKLLANLYFVYRTLEEELERHRSHPVIAGINFPQLRRTENLEADLAFYYGENWREQIQPLPEGLTYVNRLKEISETEPALLVAHAYTRYMGDLSGGQSLKNIVRSALDLPPNQGTGLHEFAAFPTPESRRNFKVEYRDALNALPVDEALAQMIVEEANLAFQLNRDVMHGLEADVKAAVGDHVFDLLTRQDKPGSTEKSHPVAS
- a CDS encoding carotenoid oxygenase family protein, producing MYVQQRSIPQDYSRDDWKRGYLSQPQESEYWLDNLDGEIPAELCGTLFRVGPGLLDINGHPVHHPFDGDGMVCAIAFKDGRAHFRNRYVQTQGFQDEQKAGKPLYRGVFGTQKPGGWLANIFDTRLKNIANTNVIYWGGKLLALWEAAEPHRLDPHTLETLGLDRLDGVLEEGDAIAAHPHIDPHSHRDNSEPCLVNFAVKPGPSTAITLYEFATSGKLLRQQTRFIPGFAFLHDMAITPNYCIFFQNPVSFNPLPYLLGFRGAAECIQFNPNTATKVIVIPRDGSGEMTILDSEPCFVFHHANAWEEDGEICIDSICYDSFPQPTADSDFREVDFDAIPEGQLWNFRLNLERGEVSHEVIESRCCEFPVLHPEKVGRKARYLYLGTTHREQGNAPLQGVMKCDRLTGERQVWSFAPRGFTGEPTFVPHPQGTKEDDGWLLLLMYDAEHHRSDLVIFDAKAVENGPLAQLHLNYHIPYGLHGNFTPEYFGP
- the hemN gene encoding oxygen-independent coproporphyrinogen III oxidase codes for the protein MEVSTQSVRFDAQLLQKHNHPTPRYTSYPPATELSPDFNEQDFYEAIARGNAKKTPLSLYCHIPFCESACYFCGCNVIVTKLKDKVANPYLDYLFQNIEQTAPLIDGDRLVQQMHWGGGTPNYLNPEQLERLWNKLHEHFTFAEDAELSIEVNPRYIDRDYILFLRKLGFNRISFGIQDFNPVVQEAINRVQPEELLFNVMSWMREADFESVNVDLIYGLPYQTLDTFRETIAKTIQLNPDRIAVFNFAYVPWMKPVQKRILEDTLPSSEEKLEIVHMTIDKLTDNGYVFIGMDHFAKPGDELAIAQRKGELHRNFQGYTTKPDSELFGFGVTSISMLHDVYVQNHKRLKDFYRAIEEKQTPIEKLVKLGEPDNLLRREVIMELMCHFRLDKRDISQKYGINFDEYFALDLQMLQEFEDDGLVINGCDMIEVTPSGRLMVRNIAYCFDAYSRDRKQQRFSKSI
- a CDS encoding type II toxin-antitoxin system PemK/MazF family toxin → MGVVAKRFDVFLVNLDPTIGSEIQKTRPCVIISPDEINRYIATVIIAPMTTRGKAYPTRIACQFQGKEGKIVLDQIRTIDKTRLVKKLGQISPDEQRGVLHTLAEMFAE
- a CDS encoding ATP adenylyltransferase family protein, whose protein sequence is MSDGEILLSPNTLWPRTLEQTQFALDCGALQPIPTEFEYLQQGEIRFLVRILANIDRKAKAKAKETRQAEATGKPFNPFLPYDEKLFVANLSPSHVCLLNKFNVVDHHLLIVTREFEHQNTWLTVADFAALQIGFREIDGLGFYNGGTEAGASQPHKHLQLVPLPLMPDGDLLPIEGAIAQTQYDGTGLDKIGRSPWFPFNHAIAPISPDSSPEQLQQQYYRLLNAVGLIDGTPKTETQTGAYNLLATRNWLMVVRRSQEGFAGISLNALGFAGALLVRNLEQLEHLKTLTPLGLLGKVAPVES
- a CDS encoding AbrB/MazE/SpoVT family DNA-binding domain-containing protein — protein: MSTVIRTRIVKIGNSQGVRIPKLLLEQSGIQTDVEIEVEGDHLTIRTARRLRDGWEQAFAAMAKEQDDVLLDQVNSTAWEQREWEW